One part of the Triplophysa rosa linkage group LG5, Trosa_1v2, whole genome shotgun sequence genome encodes these proteins:
- the cspp1b gene encoding centrosome and spindle pole-associated protein 1 isoform X2, whose amino-acid sequence MKMDEVLEKFLEDQKMKIAEEKACLEQDPPYMEIRRRKDHGLQKENIRPITSQQDGVSLPLGEEYERKKHRLQEELRKDYRKYMVERDHWCAGDIHTVPERRRLSKTVRMRDVATLTEVCGLGWGVCSSEEDCSDEELILLQGRRLQRDRDTRTVNRRRGECYTETNHHTSKLQYRNRMSASIAAQANERSDSMASQDTVYTTGLLIGTADREISQQRRKEHYRHELQEQIMEKQKHKRREKELDLKISVTGVMDSEKLFGSETPGCRRVGEMDKMHPRDEIIRLDTAESPEGLLKYRTDPLSPCRATFVPSHLPALAESYRSPNNDAENSLSPSTAYGPIAGVSLPTSSRETHLLSPHNEPRRSSCRTRFLGEHEGVASGLPVFSMHQPKTDRHSYKVELQKQIEERAARKKAEKEERRRLEAEMEADMRAYEPWGRGGGGAPLRDSTGNLITDLKQMHLLNATGAVQRQERPGFAQPHSPEFTRRSVSTNQLPSPQQLEQDQYKAYLRHQVEEKRRKQTEEREQQRAEEEKEDRRLAEQRVKIRREYEEEQEGRRRREMEQKLKNEELAHLAEERRKEAEKKKKEAEEKERAALKKQEEQERRLQWQQVERQSSPPIPTLQNKHRNASQATDFSLSQAPPSSDNRNHLKAERDRNEVVKELCVLSRHLRSEQRRLEEQLLQTDWDHLPSPFTDRCRADVFDMARLRMPVRSPSSRGIEPVGFKENDDIMYRDVLTPLSRTQQSRYRDVEGGRGSVLLSESEFIDHNGGAFPVPPDVERKSTRLSARERRRLANLQSATERQQQSLNMRKLRDTNTQKMKPLQYLRHHNITSGCCSDEEKDEAGQCDKRFDLQCPGRPSSIDTLTERWVRAESSDTLRRLMSGSEL is encoded by the exons ATGAAG ATGGATGAGGTATTGGAGAAATTTCTGGAAGACCAGAAGATGAAGATCGCAGAAGAGAAAGCCTGTCTGGAACAGGATCCCCCATACATGGAGATCAGG AGACGTAAAGACCATGGTTTGCAGAAAGAGAACATCCGTCCAATCACGAGTCAGCAAG ATGGAGTGAGTCTGCCGCTGGGAGAGGAatatgaaagaaagaaacacagGCTACAGGAAGAGCTCAGGAAAGATTACAGGAAGTACATGGTGGAG AGAGATCACTGGTGTGCTGGTGACATTCACACGGTTCCAGAGAGAAGAAGATTATCCAAG ACTGTCCGAATGAGGGATGTGGCTACCCTGACAGAGGTTTGCGGGCTGGGATGGGGCGTGTGCAGTTCTGAGGAAGACTGCAGTGATGAAGAACTCATACTTTTACAAGGGAGGCGACTTCAGAGAGATAGAGACACCAGAACAGTAAACAG AAGAAGAGGAGAATGTTACACAGAAACAAATCATCACACAAGTAAACTACAGTACAGAAacag GATGTCAGCATCTATTGCAGCTCAAGCCAATGAAAGATCTGACTCTATGGCCAGTCAGGACACCGTGTATACCACAGGTCTTCTAATAG gtacaGCGGATCGGGAAATCTCACAGCAGAGAAGAAAGGAGCATTATAGACATGAACTACAGGAGCAAATCATGGAGAAACAGAAGCACAAGAGGAG GGAGAAGGAACTGGACCTCAAGATTTCAGTCACTGGAGTGATGGATTCAGAGAAG CTCTTTGGAAGCGAGACGCCTGGCTGCAGGAGGGTTGGTGAGATGGACAAAATGCATCCGAGAGATGAAATAATTCGCCTGGACACCGCTGAGTCCCCTGAAGGTCTACTAAAGTACAGGACAGATCCACTGTCTCCGTGCAg AGCGACTTTTGTCCCTTCTCACCTGCCGGCCCTTGCAGAATCCTACAGGAGTCCAAACAATGATGCTGAAAATTCACTGAGTCCCAGCACAGCCT ATGGGCCAATAGCAGGAGTTTCTCTTCCAACATCATCAAGAGAGACACACCTACTCAGTCCTCACAATGAGCCCAGGAGAAGCTCTTGCAGAAC GAGGTTTCTAGGGGAGCATGAAGGTGTGGCTTCAGGTCTGCCCGTGTTTTCTATGCATCAGcctaagacagacagacacagctATAAAGTGGAGCTCCAAAAGCAG ATAGAGGAGCGGGCTGCAAGAAAGaaggcagagaaagaagagaggcgGAGACTGGAGGCAGAGATGGAAGCCGATATGAGAGCATATGAACCCTGGGGAAGGGGCGGGGGCGGAGCTCCACTTAGAGACAGCACCGGAAATCTGATCA ctgATCTAAAGCAGATGCACCTTTTAAATGCAACAGGAGCTGTACAAAGACAGGAGAGGCCAG GTTTTGCCCAGCCACACTCGCCAGAGTTCACGAGAAGGAGTGTGTCCACCAATCAGCTGCCGTCACCCCAACAGCTGGAGCAAGACCAATACAAAGCTTACCTGAGACATCAG GTGGAGGAGAAGCGCAGGAAGCAGACGGAGGAACGAGAGCAGCAGAGAGCAGAGGAGGAGAAGGAGGACAGAAGATTGGCAGAACAGAGAGTGAAAATCAGAAGAGAATATGAAGAAGAACAGGAGGGCAGGAGGCGGAGAGAGATGGAG CAAAAGCTGAAAAATGAAGAACTCGCCCATCTGGCAGAAGAACGACGAAAGGAAGCggagaaaaagaagaaagaagcagaagaaaaagaaagagccGCTCTTAAAAAACAAGAGGAGCAAGAGAGACGACTACAGTGGCAGcag GTTGAGCGCCAGTCATCCCCTCCCATCCCCACGCTACAGAATAAACACCGCAACGCATCACAGGCTACG gatttttctctctctcaggctCCTCCATCTTCAGACAACAGAAACCACCTGAAAGCAGAGA GGGACAGAAATGAGGTGGTTAAAGAGCTGTGTGTGTTAAGCAGACATCTGCGCAGTGAGCAGCGGCGACTGGAGGAACAGCTCCTGCAGACAGATTGGGACCATTTACCCTCTCCCTTTACTGACAG ATGCCGAGCGGATGTGTTTGACATGGCTCGCTTGCGTATGCCTGTCCGAAGCCCATCGTCTCGTGGCATTGAGCCAGTCGGCTTCAAggaaaatgatgacatcatgtaCAGAG ACGTCCTTACGCCTCTTTCTAGAACACAGCAGTCT AGGTACAGAGACGTTGAGGGCGGGCGAGGATCTGTGCTTCTGTCAGAGAGTGAATTTATTG atcACAACGGAGGTGCGTTCCCGGTTCCTCCTGATGTTGAGAGGAAATCCACTCGACTCTCAGCGCGGGAACGACGCAGATTAGCCAACCTTCAGTCG gcTACAGAAAGGCAGCAGCAGTCATTAAACATGAGGAAACTGCGAGACACAAACACGCAAAAAATGAAGCCACTACAGTACTTAAGACATCACAACATCACATCAG gtTGCTGCTCTGACGAGGAAAAGGATGAAGCTGGTCAATGTGATAAACGTTTCGACCTACAGTGTCCTGGAAGACCCAGCTCCATAGATACACTTACAGAGCGTTGGGTTCGAGCCGAATCCTCAGATACGCTCAGGAGACTGATGTCAGGCTCTGAACTTTGA
- the cspp1b gene encoding centrosome and spindle pole-associated protein 1 isoform X4, protein MVERDHWCAGDIHTVPERRRLSKTVRMRDVATLTEVCGLGWGVCSSEEDCSDEELILLQGRRLQRDRDTRTVNRRRGECYTETNHHTSKLQYRNRMSASIAAQANERSDSMASQDTVYTTGLLIGTADREISQQRRKEHYRHELQEQIMEKQKHKRREKELDLKISVTGVMDSEKQLFGSETPGCRRVGEMDKMHPRDEIIRLDTAESPEGLLKYRTDPLSPCRATFVPSHLPALAESYRSPNNDAENSLSPSTAYGPIAGVSLPTSSRETHLLSPHNEPRRSSCRTRFLGEHEGVASGLPVFSMHQPKTDRHSYKVELQKQIEERAARKKAEKEERRRLEAEMEADMRAYEPWGRGGGGAPLRDSTGNLITDLKQMHLLNATGAVQRQERPGFAQPHSPEFTRRSVSTNQLPSPQQLEQDQYKAYLRHQVEEKRRKQTEEREQQRAEEEKEDRRLAEQRVKIRREYEEEQEGRRRREMEQKLKNEELAHLAEERRKEAEKKKKEAEEKERAALKKQEEQERRLQWQQVERQSSPPIPTLQNKHRNASQATDFSLSQAPPSSDNRNHLKAERDRNEVVKELCVLSRHLRSEQRRLEEQLLQTDWDHLPSPFTDRCRADVFDMARLRMPVRSPSSRGIEPVGFKENDDIMYRDVLTPLSRTQQSRYRDVEGGRGSVLLSESEFIDHNGGAFPVPPDVERKSTRLSARERRRLANLQSATERQQQSLNMRKLRDTNTQKMKPLQYLRHHNITSGCCSDEEKDEAGQCDKRFDLQCPGRPSSIDTLTERWVRAESSDTLRRLMSGSEL, encoded by the exons ATGGTGGAG AGAGATCACTGGTGTGCTGGTGACATTCACACGGTTCCAGAGAGAAGAAGATTATCCAAG ACTGTCCGAATGAGGGATGTGGCTACCCTGACAGAGGTTTGCGGGCTGGGATGGGGCGTGTGCAGTTCTGAGGAAGACTGCAGTGATGAAGAACTCATACTTTTACAAGGGAGGCGACTTCAGAGAGATAGAGACACCAGAACAGTAAACAG AAGAAGAGGAGAATGTTACACAGAAACAAATCATCACACAAGTAAACTACAGTACAGAAacag GATGTCAGCATCTATTGCAGCTCAAGCCAATGAAAGATCTGACTCTATGGCCAGTCAGGACACCGTGTATACCACAGGTCTTCTAATAG gtacaGCGGATCGGGAAATCTCACAGCAGAGAAGAAAGGAGCATTATAGACATGAACTACAGGAGCAAATCATGGAGAAACAGAAGCACAAGAGGAG GGAGAAGGAACTGGACCTCAAGATTTCAGTCACTGGAGTGATGGATTCAGAGAAG CAGCTCTTTGGAAGCGAGACGCCTGGCTGCAGGAGGGTTGGTGAGATGGACAAAATGCATCCGAGAGATGAAATAATTCGCCTGGACACCGCTGAGTCCCCTGAAGGTCTACTAAAGTACAGGACAGATCCACTGTCTCCGTGCAg AGCGACTTTTGTCCCTTCTCACCTGCCGGCCCTTGCAGAATCCTACAGGAGTCCAAACAATGATGCTGAAAATTCACTGAGTCCCAGCACAGCCT ATGGGCCAATAGCAGGAGTTTCTCTTCCAACATCATCAAGAGAGACACACCTACTCAGTCCTCACAATGAGCCCAGGAGAAGCTCTTGCAGAAC GAGGTTTCTAGGGGAGCATGAAGGTGTGGCTTCAGGTCTGCCCGTGTTTTCTATGCATCAGcctaagacagacagacacagctATAAAGTGGAGCTCCAAAAGCAG ATAGAGGAGCGGGCTGCAAGAAAGaaggcagagaaagaagagaggcgGAGACTGGAGGCAGAGATGGAAGCCGATATGAGAGCATATGAACCCTGGGGAAGGGGCGGGGGCGGAGCTCCACTTAGAGACAGCACCGGAAATCTGATCA ctgATCTAAAGCAGATGCACCTTTTAAATGCAACAGGAGCTGTACAAAGACAGGAGAGGCCAG GTTTTGCCCAGCCACACTCGCCAGAGTTCACGAGAAGGAGTGTGTCCACCAATCAGCTGCCGTCACCCCAACAGCTGGAGCAAGACCAATACAAAGCTTACCTGAGACATCAG GTGGAGGAGAAGCGCAGGAAGCAGACGGAGGAACGAGAGCAGCAGAGAGCAGAGGAGGAGAAGGAGGACAGAAGATTGGCAGAACAGAGAGTGAAAATCAGAAGAGAATATGAAGAAGAACAGGAGGGCAGGAGGCGGAGAGAGATGGAG CAAAAGCTGAAAAATGAAGAACTCGCCCATCTGGCAGAAGAACGACGAAAGGAAGCggagaaaaagaagaaagaagcagaagaaaaagaaagagccGCTCTTAAAAAACAAGAGGAGCAAGAGAGACGACTACAGTGGCAGcag GTTGAGCGCCAGTCATCCCCTCCCATCCCCACGCTACAGAATAAACACCGCAACGCATCACAGGCTACG gatttttctctctctcaggctCCTCCATCTTCAGACAACAGAAACCACCTGAAAGCAGAGA GGGACAGAAATGAGGTGGTTAAAGAGCTGTGTGTGTTAAGCAGACATCTGCGCAGTGAGCAGCGGCGACTGGAGGAACAGCTCCTGCAGACAGATTGGGACCATTTACCCTCTCCCTTTACTGACAG ATGCCGAGCGGATGTGTTTGACATGGCTCGCTTGCGTATGCCTGTCCGAAGCCCATCGTCTCGTGGCATTGAGCCAGTCGGCTTCAAggaaaatgatgacatcatgtaCAGAG ACGTCCTTACGCCTCTTTCTAGAACACAGCAGTCT AGGTACAGAGACGTTGAGGGCGGGCGAGGATCTGTGCTTCTGTCAGAGAGTGAATTTATTG atcACAACGGAGGTGCGTTCCCGGTTCCTCCTGATGTTGAGAGGAAATCCACTCGACTCTCAGCGCGGGAACGACGCAGATTAGCCAACCTTCAGTCG gcTACAGAAAGGCAGCAGCAGTCATTAAACATGAGGAAACTGCGAGACACAAACACGCAAAAAATGAAGCCACTACAGTACTTAAGACATCACAACATCACATCAG gtTGCTGCTCTGACGAGGAAAAGGATGAAGCTGGTCAATGTGATAAACGTTTCGACCTACAGTGTCCTGGAAGACCCAGCTCCATAGATACACTTACAGAGCGTTGGGTTCGAGCCGAATCCTCAGATACGCTCAGGAGACTGATGTCAGGCTCTGAACTTTGA
- the cspp1b gene encoding centrosome and spindle pole-associated protein 1 isoform X3 yields MNQRRKDHGLQKENIRPITSQQDGVSLPLGEEYERKKHRLQEELRKDYRKYMVERDHWCAGDIHTVPERRRLSKTVRMRDVATLTEVCGLGWGVCSSEEDCSDEELILLQGRRLQRDRDTRTVNRRRGECYTETNHHTSKLQYRNRMSASIAAQANERSDSMASQDTVYTTGLLIGTADREISQQRRKEHYRHELQEQIMEKQKHKRREKELDLKISVTGVMDSEKQLFGSETPGCRRVGEMDKMHPRDEIIRLDTAESPEGLLKYRTDPLSPCRATFVPSHLPALAESYRSPNNDAENSLSPSTAYGPIAGVSLPTSSRETHLLSPHNEPRRSSCRTRFLGEHEGVASGLPVFSMHQPKTDRHSYKVELQKQIEERAARKKAEKEERRRLEAEMEADMRAYEPWGRGGGGAPLRDSTGNLITDLKQMHLLNATGAVQRQERPGFAQPHSPEFTRRSVSTNQLPSPQQLEQDQYKAYLRHQVEEKRRKQTEEREQQRAEEEKEDRRLAEQRVKIRREYEEEQEGRRRREMEQKLKNEELAHLAEERRKEAEKKKKEAEEKERAALKKQEEQERRLQWQQVERQSSPPIPTLQNKHRNASQATDFSLSQAPPSSDNRNHLKAERDRNEVVKELCVLSRHLRSEQRRLEEQLLQTDWDHLPSPFTDRCRADVFDMARLRMPVRSPSSRGIEPVGFKENDDIMYRDVLTPLSRTQQSRYRDVEGGRGSVLLSESEFIDHNGGAFPVPPDVERKSTRLSARERRRLANLQSATERQQQSLNMRKLRDTNTQKMKPLQYLRHHNITSGCCSDEEKDEAGQCDKRFDLQCPGRPSSIDTLTERWVRAESSDTLRRLMSGSEL; encoded by the exons ATGAACCAGAGACGTAAAGACCATGGTTTGCAGAAAGAGAACATCCGTCCAATCACGAGTCAGCAAG ATGGAGTGAGTCTGCCGCTGGGAGAGGAatatgaaagaaagaaacacagGCTACAGGAAGAGCTCAGGAAAGATTACAGGAAGTACATGGTGGAG AGAGATCACTGGTGTGCTGGTGACATTCACACGGTTCCAGAGAGAAGAAGATTATCCAAG ACTGTCCGAATGAGGGATGTGGCTACCCTGACAGAGGTTTGCGGGCTGGGATGGGGCGTGTGCAGTTCTGAGGAAGACTGCAGTGATGAAGAACTCATACTTTTACAAGGGAGGCGACTTCAGAGAGATAGAGACACCAGAACAGTAAACAG AAGAAGAGGAGAATGTTACACAGAAACAAATCATCACACAAGTAAACTACAGTACAGAAacag GATGTCAGCATCTATTGCAGCTCAAGCCAATGAAAGATCTGACTCTATGGCCAGTCAGGACACCGTGTATACCACAGGTCTTCTAATAG gtacaGCGGATCGGGAAATCTCACAGCAGAGAAGAAAGGAGCATTATAGACATGAACTACAGGAGCAAATCATGGAGAAACAGAAGCACAAGAGGAG GGAGAAGGAACTGGACCTCAAGATTTCAGTCACTGGAGTGATGGATTCAGAGAAG CAGCTCTTTGGAAGCGAGACGCCTGGCTGCAGGAGGGTTGGTGAGATGGACAAAATGCATCCGAGAGATGAAATAATTCGCCTGGACACCGCTGAGTCCCCTGAAGGTCTACTAAAGTACAGGACAGATCCACTGTCTCCGTGCAg AGCGACTTTTGTCCCTTCTCACCTGCCGGCCCTTGCAGAATCCTACAGGAGTCCAAACAATGATGCTGAAAATTCACTGAGTCCCAGCACAGCCT ATGGGCCAATAGCAGGAGTTTCTCTTCCAACATCATCAAGAGAGACACACCTACTCAGTCCTCACAATGAGCCCAGGAGAAGCTCTTGCAGAAC GAGGTTTCTAGGGGAGCATGAAGGTGTGGCTTCAGGTCTGCCCGTGTTTTCTATGCATCAGcctaagacagacagacacagctATAAAGTGGAGCTCCAAAAGCAG ATAGAGGAGCGGGCTGCAAGAAAGaaggcagagaaagaagagaggcgGAGACTGGAGGCAGAGATGGAAGCCGATATGAGAGCATATGAACCCTGGGGAAGGGGCGGGGGCGGAGCTCCACTTAGAGACAGCACCGGAAATCTGATCA ctgATCTAAAGCAGATGCACCTTTTAAATGCAACAGGAGCTGTACAAAGACAGGAGAGGCCAG GTTTTGCCCAGCCACACTCGCCAGAGTTCACGAGAAGGAGTGTGTCCACCAATCAGCTGCCGTCACCCCAACAGCTGGAGCAAGACCAATACAAAGCTTACCTGAGACATCAG GTGGAGGAGAAGCGCAGGAAGCAGACGGAGGAACGAGAGCAGCAGAGAGCAGAGGAGGAGAAGGAGGACAGAAGATTGGCAGAACAGAGAGTGAAAATCAGAAGAGAATATGAAGAAGAACAGGAGGGCAGGAGGCGGAGAGAGATGGAG CAAAAGCTGAAAAATGAAGAACTCGCCCATCTGGCAGAAGAACGACGAAAGGAAGCggagaaaaagaagaaagaagcagaagaaaaagaaagagccGCTCTTAAAAAACAAGAGGAGCAAGAGAGACGACTACAGTGGCAGcag GTTGAGCGCCAGTCATCCCCTCCCATCCCCACGCTACAGAATAAACACCGCAACGCATCACAGGCTACG gatttttctctctctcaggctCCTCCATCTTCAGACAACAGAAACCACCTGAAAGCAGAGA GGGACAGAAATGAGGTGGTTAAAGAGCTGTGTGTGTTAAGCAGACATCTGCGCAGTGAGCAGCGGCGACTGGAGGAACAGCTCCTGCAGACAGATTGGGACCATTTACCCTCTCCCTTTACTGACAG ATGCCGAGCGGATGTGTTTGACATGGCTCGCTTGCGTATGCCTGTCCGAAGCCCATCGTCTCGTGGCATTGAGCCAGTCGGCTTCAAggaaaatgatgacatcatgtaCAGAG ACGTCCTTACGCCTCTTTCTAGAACACAGCAGTCT AGGTACAGAGACGTTGAGGGCGGGCGAGGATCTGTGCTTCTGTCAGAGAGTGAATTTATTG atcACAACGGAGGTGCGTTCCCGGTTCCTCCTGATGTTGAGAGGAAATCCACTCGACTCTCAGCGCGGGAACGACGCAGATTAGCCAACCTTCAGTCG gcTACAGAAAGGCAGCAGCAGTCATTAAACATGAGGAAACTGCGAGACACAAACACGCAAAAAATGAAGCCACTACAGTACTTAAGACATCACAACATCACATCAG gtTGCTGCTCTGACGAGGAAAAGGATGAAGCTGGTCAATGTGATAAACGTTTCGACCTACAGTGTCCTGGAAGACCCAGCTCCATAGATACACTTACAGAGCGTTGGGTTCGAGCCGAATCCTCAGATACGCTCAGGAGACTGATGTCAGGCTCTGAACTTTGA
- the cspp1b gene encoding centrosome and spindle pole-associated protein 1 isoform X1: protein MKMDEVLEKFLEDQKMKIAEEKACLEQDPPYMEIRRRKDHGLQKENIRPITSQQDGVSLPLGEEYERKKHRLQEELRKDYRKYMVERDHWCAGDIHTVPERRRLSKTVRMRDVATLTEVCGLGWGVCSSEEDCSDEELILLQGRRLQRDRDTRTVNRRRGECYTETNHHTSKLQYRNRMSASIAAQANERSDSMASQDTVYTTGLLIGTADREISQQRRKEHYRHELQEQIMEKQKHKRREKELDLKISVTGVMDSEKQLFGSETPGCRRVGEMDKMHPRDEIIRLDTAESPEGLLKYRTDPLSPCRATFVPSHLPALAESYRSPNNDAENSLSPSTAYGPIAGVSLPTSSRETHLLSPHNEPRRSSCRTRFLGEHEGVASGLPVFSMHQPKTDRHSYKVELQKQIEERAARKKAEKEERRRLEAEMEADMRAYEPWGRGGGGAPLRDSTGNLITDLKQMHLLNATGAVQRQERPGFAQPHSPEFTRRSVSTNQLPSPQQLEQDQYKAYLRHQVEEKRRKQTEEREQQRAEEEKEDRRLAEQRVKIRREYEEEQEGRRRREMEQKLKNEELAHLAEERRKEAEKKKKEAEEKERAALKKQEEQERRLQWQQVERQSSPPIPTLQNKHRNASQATDFSLSQAPPSSDNRNHLKAERDRNEVVKELCVLSRHLRSEQRRLEEQLLQTDWDHLPSPFTDRCRADVFDMARLRMPVRSPSSRGIEPVGFKENDDIMYRDVLTPLSRTQQSRYRDVEGGRGSVLLSESEFIDHNGGAFPVPPDVERKSTRLSARERRRLANLQSATERQQQSLNMRKLRDTNTQKMKPLQYLRHHNITSGCCSDEEKDEAGQCDKRFDLQCPGRPSSIDTLTERWVRAESSDTLRRLMSGSEL, encoded by the exons ATGAAG ATGGATGAGGTATTGGAGAAATTTCTGGAAGACCAGAAGATGAAGATCGCAGAAGAGAAAGCCTGTCTGGAACAGGATCCCCCATACATGGAGATCAGG AGACGTAAAGACCATGGTTTGCAGAAAGAGAACATCCGTCCAATCACGAGTCAGCAAG ATGGAGTGAGTCTGCCGCTGGGAGAGGAatatgaaagaaagaaacacagGCTACAGGAAGAGCTCAGGAAAGATTACAGGAAGTACATGGTGGAG AGAGATCACTGGTGTGCTGGTGACATTCACACGGTTCCAGAGAGAAGAAGATTATCCAAG ACTGTCCGAATGAGGGATGTGGCTACCCTGACAGAGGTTTGCGGGCTGGGATGGGGCGTGTGCAGTTCTGAGGAAGACTGCAGTGATGAAGAACTCATACTTTTACAAGGGAGGCGACTTCAGAGAGATAGAGACACCAGAACAGTAAACAG AAGAAGAGGAGAATGTTACACAGAAACAAATCATCACACAAGTAAACTACAGTACAGAAacag GATGTCAGCATCTATTGCAGCTCAAGCCAATGAAAGATCTGACTCTATGGCCAGTCAGGACACCGTGTATACCACAGGTCTTCTAATAG gtacaGCGGATCGGGAAATCTCACAGCAGAGAAGAAAGGAGCATTATAGACATGAACTACAGGAGCAAATCATGGAGAAACAGAAGCACAAGAGGAG GGAGAAGGAACTGGACCTCAAGATTTCAGTCACTGGAGTGATGGATTCAGAGAAG CAGCTCTTTGGAAGCGAGACGCCTGGCTGCAGGAGGGTTGGTGAGATGGACAAAATGCATCCGAGAGATGAAATAATTCGCCTGGACACCGCTGAGTCCCCTGAAGGTCTACTAAAGTACAGGACAGATCCACTGTCTCCGTGCAg AGCGACTTTTGTCCCTTCTCACCTGCCGGCCCTTGCAGAATCCTACAGGAGTCCAAACAATGATGCTGAAAATTCACTGAGTCCCAGCACAGCCT ATGGGCCAATAGCAGGAGTTTCTCTTCCAACATCATCAAGAGAGACACACCTACTCAGTCCTCACAATGAGCCCAGGAGAAGCTCTTGCAGAAC GAGGTTTCTAGGGGAGCATGAAGGTGTGGCTTCAGGTCTGCCCGTGTTTTCTATGCATCAGcctaagacagacagacacagctATAAAGTGGAGCTCCAAAAGCAG ATAGAGGAGCGGGCTGCAAGAAAGaaggcagagaaagaagagaggcgGAGACTGGAGGCAGAGATGGAAGCCGATATGAGAGCATATGAACCCTGGGGAAGGGGCGGGGGCGGAGCTCCACTTAGAGACAGCACCGGAAATCTGATCA ctgATCTAAAGCAGATGCACCTTTTAAATGCAACAGGAGCTGTACAAAGACAGGAGAGGCCAG GTTTTGCCCAGCCACACTCGCCAGAGTTCACGAGAAGGAGTGTGTCCACCAATCAGCTGCCGTCACCCCAACAGCTGGAGCAAGACCAATACAAAGCTTACCTGAGACATCAG GTGGAGGAGAAGCGCAGGAAGCAGACGGAGGAACGAGAGCAGCAGAGAGCAGAGGAGGAGAAGGAGGACAGAAGATTGGCAGAACAGAGAGTGAAAATCAGAAGAGAATATGAAGAAGAACAGGAGGGCAGGAGGCGGAGAGAGATGGAG CAAAAGCTGAAAAATGAAGAACTCGCCCATCTGGCAGAAGAACGACGAAAGGAAGCggagaaaaagaagaaagaagcagaagaaaaagaaagagccGCTCTTAAAAAACAAGAGGAGCAAGAGAGACGACTACAGTGGCAGcag GTTGAGCGCCAGTCATCCCCTCCCATCCCCACGCTACAGAATAAACACCGCAACGCATCACAGGCTACG gatttttctctctctcaggctCCTCCATCTTCAGACAACAGAAACCACCTGAAAGCAGAGA GGGACAGAAATGAGGTGGTTAAAGAGCTGTGTGTGTTAAGCAGACATCTGCGCAGTGAGCAGCGGCGACTGGAGGAACAGCTCCTGCAGACAGATTGGGACCATTTACCCTCTCCCTTTACTGACAG ATGCCGAGCGGATGTGTTTGACATGGCTCGCTTGCGTATGCCTGTCCGAAGCCCATCGTCTCGTGGCATTGAGCCAGTCGGCTTCAAggaaaatgatgacatcatgtaCAGAG ACGTCCTTACGCCTCTTTCTAGAACACAGCAGTCT AGGTACAGAGACGTTGAGGGCGGGCGAGGATCTGTGCTTCTGTCAGAGAGTGAATTTATTG atcACAACGGAGGTGCGTTCCCGGTTCCTCCTGATGTTGAGAGGAAATCCACTCGACTCTCAGCGCGGGAACGACGCAGATTAGCCAACCTTCAGTCG gcTACAGAAAGGCAGCAGCAGTCATTAAACATGAGGAAACTGCGAGACACAAACACGCAAAAAATGAAGCCACTACAGTACTTAAGACATCACAACATCACATCAG gtTGCTGCTCTGACGAGGAAAAGGATGAAGCTGGTCAATGTGATAAACGTTTCGACCTACAGTGTCCTGGAAGACCCAGCTCCATAGATACACTTACAGAGCGTTGGGTTCGAGCCGAATCCTCAGATACGCTCAGGAGACTGATGTCAGGCTCTGAACTTTGA